Genomic window (Erythrolamprus reginae isolate rEryReg1 chromosome 3, rEryReg1.hap1, whole genome shotgun sequence):
GCAGTCATATGCTTGCTTTTTATTACTACATTGTGTAAATCACTATAATGAAAAGCTTGTGAGCTTCCATGTTGTGCACATCTACATATTATTTACTATACCTGCAGAGGAGGTCTTGAGGTCTTAATGATGTCTTGGTATGACACTGATTCTTCccaatctctttttcttttgcgTTTATTGGATGTTGTCATCTCTTCAAATCCTGAACTGGTTAATCTGTAAGCATTTGCTTTTGTTTCCTTCATTGAATTTTGTATCTGATTCTGAAATACTCTGAGAGCCCCTTCAGCTATTTCATTGGTTTTCTCTGACCGCAGAAGATTCTGACCTGCACTGAGATTTTCAGGTTTATTCAAAAGCTGCCAGATGCTTGCTGTGTGATAGTTTGATTGATTATCAGCAGGTAgcaaagaaaaatgctttgtagCTTTGGTTTTACTGGAATGTTCGGTTAAAAATGTTCCATTAGGTAAAGGGAAGTTTAACAGATTCCCAAtgtctttattttcttcttttaatagaAATTTGTTAGCTCTAAtattttttctcactttctgaGAAATACTTTTATTTGTAGCATTTTGAAGCCATGTATCGGGTAGTGATTTGTTAATGTGATCTGCATTTGGGCTGAATACAACTGATTTAGCAACTGCATGATCtgttattatttttggtaaatcttttgaaactttttttgttttcttttcattgATTCTTTTAGTGGACTGCCTATCCATTTGCAATAACTTTCCTTTGAAAATGGGTATGATCCTCTTGGCATCATTTGATTTCAACATTGAGCCAGAATTTTCTGATGTTTTCCACTGTTGTCcaatattgtttttgtttcctgCTCCAGGATGCTCATCTGCAGAAGGATATACAGTAGTATTTAAAGAAAAGACCAGTTTTCAGACGGTTGGCTTTAAGCTCCACCTTGTGGCTATTATTTATAGTACATGCTTAAAGTATGAAATACCTTTCTTTGGAAATACTTGAATCAAAGGTACCTTGCAGTTCCTTCCTACAGTAAGGTTGGCTGGTTTAGAGTTTACTTTCTAAAACACAGGAATCAAATGGTACAATTTTAATCACATTACACATcactaattaattttatatacaaTTGTAAATATTTTGGAATGAACAATTATAACTGAGTACTGTAATGCAATACCAGAAAATGAATAGGAAAGGTAATTTTCTAGATATTAGTAACACATAAAATACTATAATCTTCTCATAAAAATTGACAGTGGATAAAAATCCATCCAATCCATTTTATTGGGAGACTGAAAGCGAACAATAATTCGATTCCACGAATGAACAGCTGTACAGATAAGTCTTTGagttacaaccattcattcaatGACTGTTTGCAGTCAATGATAGGTGTTGAATGAAAAAACTTATGGCCATTCCTCAAAGTGCCTTCATGATCAGGAGAATAAACTTTGGATGGTTGGCAACCAGTTCCTATTTATGACAGGCTGCAGTGTTCTGCTGTCATGTGATCACCAATTTGAAaccttccctgctggcttcccacaagcaaagtcaatggggaagccagtaaGGAAGATTCCAAATAGTTTGAGTAAGTTTCCTTCCCACAGCCTTTCTTTACTCTCACTCCTTCTTTCCTGGCTCCATTCACAGACACCTTGTACCTTCCTTCCTTGGCCTCCCttcacatgcacacatgtgtgctCCCTGGTCCCAGCTGATGGTTGCTCTCTTATTCCTCCTACTGCTGATAAGGTGTGCCTGGCCTGGCCAGCTTGTGGCTAGGCTTTGTGCTGCATTGCAGTACAGTACAGGGTTCTGCAGGTGTCATTctttgaaaaagaagaaagaagaggaaatagTAGCTTTAAGCCACAGCATGCCCAAATACAGAGATCCTGGGTGGGGCTAGGACTGGATATATGctgtaaaaaaaatgtaaaagaaaaaagcaatcaaaagcagGGAAGCAGAGGTCTAAAAGGGCATAAAGGGAAGAAAATAGGGTTGTTTCAATGGCCATGTCTTCAGGCACAGGTCCAAAATCCTTTCTTTTAAAACTGGTGTGATTTTGAATGACCACTAAACGAATGGTTGGAAGTCAAGGACTATCCATAATTCATTCTAGCTTCACTGAATTTTCTGGTATCAGCACTTTTCACTATAAAGCTATATTACCAAAAGTAATATATAGAGGAAGTTTCATGTAACACCTGGCAGCTATGCCATAGAAAACATATTTTCTTAGATGGAGTACCTTGTTTCTGTCATATAATAAAAAcacttaattatatatatataaattacacttaaatttatatataattaCATAAATATTTCTGAATAAGATAACAGAGTAAATCAATCCTCTTTAGCTTTGTTCAGCTTTGAAATGCATTGATGTTTGTATTTCAGATTTCAACACAGATCAGATATATAGCTAGTACCTGATTGGGCATGATACAATACAGGTGtgagttctaatttaccttgccgACAGTTTGCTTTCTCCTGCACTGCAAGTACAGTGCCAAAAACcaaacttctgcacatgtgcagaagccaaaaaccaaCCTCTGCAAAAACAAGAAGGTAGCACCTATGGCACCATTAGAGTCGGTTTGGAGGTGTGGCCAACCAGCGATCAGTCCCGGTTCACCGAGTGGGGTGAAATTCCTACTACACGTTTTATAGAATCGGTATCTATAGAATTCAGTATCAATTCCATTTTTCATCACTACTTGGTGTGTTGAATTTCTTCCAGACAGATCTAGAATTCTTTGTTAACTAAGGCCAGATGGGAAGATTCCCTTCCTCCCTGGAAGATCATCATGTAAAATGATGTAATCAAATTCCACCTCTCATTCAGAAAATGTCAGGTATAGGGAGCTTGTTTTTACTTTTGTGCCAGAAATAGTAATTGCCTTTGAACTAAAAAAATGAAGAGAGGCATAACCTGCCTTCAATTACTAGCCAAAGATAGTATAGACACTTAAATGCCTCTTTTCATGCTTCCaacttttttccccattctttTCTATCACTATAACATGGtgagaagtttattttattttttaatatttgagcatcactgaaaaaaatattagacaATTTATGCAactaaataacaaaatcaatagcAAGAGCCATCTTGGTTTACTATATTTActatatagattttaaaaatgaatggaaAATAAAGTATAAGAATAGAAAATTGTCTCCTGTTTTGTAAGTACAAACCTTTAGACAAAGCCCATATTTAAAACCTCAgagccaaatctgtaaagaacaGGCAGCGCTAAGCAATGTGATCAACAGTTAACAGGTACAAGCAAACCCATCTGATTTAAGATACAAATAAACTGCAGTTTTTAGAAATTACTGACTATTTAGCCTTGTTATGGAACATCTCAAAATGCCAATAAGCAGTTTTGTCAGCACTTTCTCCCTTATTTCTATAACTTCAGACAACTTAGATTAGACTTGTGGCTGACTGCTATCAAATAATAATATTGGTACAACTCTCCATCTGGAAGTAATTAGTGCATATTTCTGCAAGGaagtcattttttattttattttatttattagtcacAAGGTTTATATAGAAAAATAAGTGGCATTTTTCAGCACTTTCTCCCTTATTTCTATAACTTAAGACAACTTAGATTAGACTTGTGGCTGATTGCTATCAAATAATAATATTGGTACAACTCTCCATCTGGAAGTAATTAGTGCATATTTCTGCAAGGaagtcattttttattttattttatttattagtcacAAGGTTTATATAGAAAAATAAGTGGCATAGTATTCATTTAGCTAGTCCTTAAGGAATCATTTTAGCTATTTATAGATATACCAgttacatcagtgtttttcacaGCAAAAACACTGTGTCTGCTCTACGTGTTTACTATCACACTTTAGTTACCTTCTAAATTATCATAATAAAGCATTAGAAAAGATATATTGAGAAAAAAGAATTGACTATTTCAATGTTTAATCAAGTATATGCCAATAaatgatacatacatacacactcacatatACAATATTACCTGAACAGATGCCGGTATAAAATTGTTTGTAGTACACATTGCTTTCTGTGTCACCTTAAAAGGAAATCCACATATATGGGGAATGGCAGTGTTCAGATCAGTAACAAAAGAATTTAAAATAGCTTCTAAATCTGCTCTAGGAAAGTACTGTATGGGCTGACTTCTGATGCAACTGGAAGGATATCTGAATCAGTATTaaggaatgaaataaataatttaacaaaTTGATATTAAAAAGCATCAAGTTTACCATAGGCACAATTTCTTGAACAATAGGGATTCATTAAAGTCATGACTAAAGTAAAATCTGCTATTAGTCCTATCAGATCAGGCCCCTATTATTAGAATAAGTCAGGGAAGAAAACAAGtaatcaacaccccccccccccccccaaaaaaaaacccccaaaaacaaACAAGCACCAAGGGTTTCAAGGCTAGGTAAAATGACAATTATGTAGCCCAGACACTTTTCCACAAATCAAACTTCCCTTTGAAAGAAGGAGGTTGTCTCCAAAATGATTGACAGCCCTGGAGCTTTTGACCCAACCCCCTTACAAGGTGTTATAAATTGACCATTCATATGAGAGACCTCTGAGTTAATCAAGAGCCGTATTTGCTGAAGTACCAGTAGGGTACAAGGGTCAGGTTTTTAAAACATGTGGCACTGATGAGGTTATTTTCAGTGTGCCTGATTGGGTCATTTTAGCTGAAGAAGGAGCTGGGACCAGCTCAGATTGGCTTCCAAGTTTTCATTCTCGTGGTCTGGAAAACTGATGTCTAACGAGAGCTTGCTCCAATTCTTGGGCATGTTACCCAAGAGCAAGTCTTCCAGAAGGGAATTGTCCCCTGCAAATTCACAGGCCACCTTGTTGGATAGAGAATGGTTCAAGAGCCTGGGGACTATTTCACCCGTTTCTACATTCAGAAATGGACCCTGGGGAGAATCACCCAGGGATTTTCTCAGGGGATTCTCATTAAATCCCAGATCTAAATTATCCTGGAAGGACAAGAACGGCAAGGGAGAAGATCCCATTGGGGTCAACATCTACTGGTCAGTAGGTGGCAGGGGCATAGAGGTAGTTACAGGGGATTTATTTGGGGTAGAAGCAATCTGCAACTTGCAAGTCACTGGAGATTCTTCTTATGGACCACAGACAAGGGTTCCTAATGGTTCCTTTTGAGTGGAAGGACAGTGTCGTAACAGGAAGGAACTTGAGCCACCACTGAGGGGCAGAAGGAGAACCGGTTCTTCTGGGGAAGAGGGGGCTAAGTGCTGTTTCTGTCTGGATCTGCCCAATTCTCACCTCTTTATCACCACCTTGCTTTGGAGGGATGATTTGACATCTGTAACCTGTCTCTTTGGTTTCAAGGGGAATGCTTGGACATAGAGGCTTTGCCCCCACTGGTTCCTCCTTTACAGGCCATCCCGGGATGAAAGAGAAGATCCGCTCCTGGGAATGAAAACTGTCACTCAGAACTCCTGCCGGTGGATTTCTGCTGTTTGTACAGCTGCCTTCCTCAAGAGGTCACTGGACGGTTAATGGAGAAGACTCTTCACCACAATAGTGTCCTTCCTTTATGGAACTCGAAGGAGGTGACAAGAGCGGGTCTTCGCTGGAGTGCAGGATCTTTGGAGCAGGTGCTCTCCTGTGTTGATCTGCATGGTCCCCAAAGCAGTCTGGCCTGCAGGCAGAGGTGGACTTGAAGGCAACTGAAGATGAAATGGTTCGCTTGCTGGGAAGTGGACAGGAACCAAGTAGGAACTGACCCATGGGAGAAAGGGCTTAATCCTTGGCCCGGAAGTCTAGGATTCCGTTCTGGTGACTTTCAAGTTCTTCTGCAGATCCAGAGTTGGACGTTTCTGGTCCAGCACTAGGTAGCAGTTTGCTTCAGGATGAATGGTCCAGaatgcaatacagtagtccctcgtttttcacaggggatgcgttccaagaccacccgtgaaaaatgaatttccgtgaagtagaggaaagatatttttttatgtatttaacgagtatttggacttttaaaaccaccctttgctttaAACAGTCATTATGTAATGTTTCTttgctggaactacatgtgatatcctaccagtttctttaatagagtagaagaattttatgaatttataatggatttaaaattttcaatggatttaatgaatttaagtcccctttgaaaacccgtgaagtagtgaatccacaaaagatgaactgcgaagtagcgagggattactgtatttccaTTGGCAGATATCTCCAGAACAAACATGTCATGAAGGGAAAGATTGTGATGGACAGAGTTCTTCCAGCTTGGCTTGGCAAAATGCCTGAAATGGGGAAAATGATCCTCAATCCAGGTGAGGCGTCTTTCAGTATAATGCACTTCTTTTCCATACTGTTGATGGCAAACTGGATCATGGCCATGTAAGAGTAGCGAGGCCGTTCAGAGAAAGATTCCTTCCATAAAGCAGAGGAGATGGTGGCAGCTGTGGGATTTCCCTCAGACTTAATTGACTTAAGTTTGGGGGTCTGGTTTtccttctctgtttctttgttcatGCTAGAGGAGCTCAGAGGCGTTGAAGTCATCTTCTCTAGCCACTGGATGTTGGTCAGGCTGCTGTTTAGGCCAGAGTTGGCTGCCTCCTCACTgctgtttttttcctcttcttggcTCCCCAAAGATTGTGAGACCCAAATGTCCATCTTTTCCGTGATCCAGGCCTACATCCCAGCCAACTTCTTTTCCTCAGGGCCCCTGTGGCTTGCAGtgatataataatttatttaactttaCAACAAATATTTAGTAAGTATTTTAATAgcatattttcatattataatctTGACAAATGTTCTTAAGAAGGCCCCAcatgaaaacaaataaaatataaaggatATGTAAAGAATTGTTCTCCTATTAGTTTGAAATAAATGCTGAAATACGTCTGTGAATCCTTTGGCAGAATGTAGCCATACTAAAGACAAAATATATACATAAGATAATACATAGTAATAAttttgtcaatttatttattatttatcaatgaatggtaaaaaaaattgtaagtaCTGTATACCCTTACCAAATTTTCCCAATGTAACTGTAAATCACTGTATGAATGAAATGGAGAATCAGATGGAATTAAATGACTGATACTCATTATCTGACCCATTTTCATACTGGCAGAGAAACAAAAAGAATATTAGAAAATTAGTATTAAGTGGGAGAAACCATAACTGTGTAACAGATATTTTAAACTAGGTTTAAAAAATGTGGACTTCTattacagtaaaataatatctctgtatatcaccaatatgtactgtacttgacaaaacaaaataaataagtaaaaataaaaaacattctaCTGTATATCTTATTTAATGCAATATAGTCATAAGGGGGAAAAGTAGatacagaataaaatatatagaaaccTGTAaagttaaaatattatatatacatatacatacatacatacatacatacatacatacatacatacatacatacatacataaaaataaaaaatcagcaTTTAACATCTGAAAAGAGTAGATACATCTGGATATAAACAACCCAAATGCCTAAAGCAAAAGTTAAAAGGGACACCAAGTTCTATAAACACTAGATTACTGCAAATGTTCAGGCTGATTAAGAGTTATGAGATACAGCATTGAGACTGCTTGCCTAGAACATACCATAAAAGAGGCATGATCTGTTATTCCAATATGTATATAAAGACATACCACGAAATAACAAAGTGACTATTTCCACTTTATCAATCCACAAAAGCAGAAATGTAGCTTTagtgaaatacagtggtccctcgacttgcgcgttctcgattagcgcgaaacgctgcaacgcggtttttcaaaaaatattatttaaaaaaataaaatattaaaaaataattttttttttattctgttccctgaatggagaccgccggccgctcaatcgggccggcagggaacagaatggagccttccgcggcggggctggtaagggggggagccgaggggggagccgagcccagccccgtggcattcgctttcctcccgccggcagccgactgatcgtgggctccttcgcaacctcggagagcttcctggttttcgtgagctttcatgccccggaagctctccgaggttgcgaaggagcccacaatcagtctcggctgcgggtgggaggaaggcgaatcccccgtgggctccgttacatcttccgctgccagccaggccatgctggcggcagcggaacaatcgctggctgtcaacttttctttttaaaactgggcaggagctgacttgcctccccagtgctaaaaagaaaagttgacagccagcgctacgactgacggaatgctgagcctcccggtggaaggctgccgcttggccggggaggctcggccgaaaggggctggagcggcagagccgagcacgccttccgcccgggaagtcctgccccttcatccccacccctcgcccctgtggtcggcggggatgaaagggcaggactccctgggtggaaggcgtgctcggctctgccgctccagcccctttcggccgagcctccccggccaagcagccagggaagtcgagccaggcgtggcggcggcagcgctgcttctccggtcgcccggtcctctcctgcctcctgcgccgatgttccccgctgcgacggaaggcagtcgcttggctagggaggctcggccgaaaggggctggagcggcagagccgagcacgccttccacccagggagtcctgccctttcatccccgccgaccacaggggcgaggggtggggatgaaggggcaggacttcccgggcggaaggcgtgctcggctctgccgctccagcccctttcggccgagcctccctagccaagcgactgccttccgtcgcagcggggaacatcggcgcaggaggcaggagaggaccgggcgaccggagaagcagcgctgccgccgccacgcctggctcgacttccctggctgcttggccggggaggctcggccgaaaggggctggagcggcagagccgagcatgccttccgcccgggaagtcctgccccttcatccccacccctcgcccctgtggccggctcatccaggggggcgtgtgtggactggcaagcggcaagcgggaagaccaagggaaggttccttcagccgcccaacacctgatccgctccgcagcgcggcagcagcgaggagccgaagatggggtttcccctttgcctttaccccatcttcggctcctcgctgcttccgcgctgcggagcagatcagctgttgggcggctgaaggaatcttcccttggtcttccccgccgcccacacgcaaactccaccatctgcgcatgtgcggccatgaaaaaaatggcgcacatgcgcagatggtggttttacttccgcatccaatataatgcggaaatcggttagcgcgggaggtcttggaacgtaacccccgcgctaaccgagagatcactgtatatcatcatCTACCCCCCATTAGTATTACACATAGAACTATAGAACTTGATTTTTTTTGGATAGGGTAGTCTTGCTCACAGATGTGAACTTGTCATTTAGAATTAAGTGTAAAAGACTAAAGATTATACTGAGTTTTCAAAAATGCCCATTCAAATTTAAAGAAGataaattgggtgatctggggtggagctccattttcgctaccccactgtgttccccccatccgggcagtagcccacccctgccaatatctttactgtaaaaaaaatatattgtacaGAAAGTTTCATTCATCGTAAAATGATTtcttaaaaaatatgaaaaatataccTTGGTAAAACATAACACCAATTACTTAAAATAGAACATTCTGAAATGACTGCAGTAGTATCATTATTAAAGTTCTTAATGATGTTTGTTGAAATATCAAAATCTTCAagctaaaacagaaaaaaaatcaatacaacAATTTTTGAAAGgttaaatataaaagtataaaacagAAAGTAATTTATGTTAAAATAATATTGCACAAAAGCTTTTATTAAAAGCTTTAATTATTACAATACATTTCTAACTGAAATTAATAAACCCCTTCATAAAATCATGCTATAAAATGAAGGATACCTAATTGTTTAATATAAAGCAATCATTTAAATCTTTTCAGACTTTGAAATTATTCTCAGTATGGACCTGCAACAATATGCGTGTTAAAATTAATTACagcattaaaagaaaatgcatgtttttaaatttaactaCCCATTTTCTTTCTAATGAGTTAAAAATAGCCAGTAAACTTTCATTGTGGTCATCATCAGAAATACACCTATcgactgtgttgggttttttcttttcttttcttcttttttctttctttcttttttgggtcccttcaagtcagtgttgactcttgAAATATGCCTGGATTAGTCCCCACAGTTTTcgtggcaagatttcagaaatggtttgcaatGCCTGTTTTCAATGACTGAGTGAGTTATTGGCCCAAGGTTATCCAGCTGGCTTTGGGCTTAAGGTAAGACTAGAACTCATTCTCTCCTGATTTCTGGATTGATACTTTAACCTTTACACCTAATTAGCTCTCCCAATATCtgaatacatttattttaaaatttcagtgaTATATCAGAAATCAGATATCAGAAATCACCAGTACAACTTTCATTAACATGAAAATTATGTCTGATAATATTTGTATGCATCTAAGAAATGTGAtgatatattaaaaaatacttgtTTTGTTGGCGAATGTTCACCCAATAATGTAATTATTAAAgagaaaatatgtatgtatgtatgtatgtatgtatgtatgtatgtatgtatgtatgtatgtatgtatataattcaCAAGAAGACATAGTttggagaaaagaggagagacatGAATTAAAAGGTTGAGATGAACTGCTTAACAATTGTTGATTGTTCTTTTCTGTAAAAGAATCTTAAGTAGACTTGGATACACAAGCACAATGAAGTCCCATAAAATGCAAATGTAAAAAGTTACATTCTTTCCGTACCTCAGGTGGTGGTAAACGTATCTTGCATATTTCCACACTGATGCAAAGTTGAGTTTCTGATACACTGATATCCACAACTGAAATAAAATTCATAATATCCAATATACAGCATATTCGTATATCCCTATTTCCccagttcgtaagacaaaaatgATACTGAATTCTAACACAGGGCTGAAAAAGTGGCTTAATGATCCATGTGTCCATAAAGTTTAAGAGAAATCACCACTTttagtttttaataatttgtaattgttttaattttaataattgctTGTGGCTGCTTACGCTTTTAAATATTGCTAAACAGGAACAGGACTAAACAGGTAAACAAAACAATGGAAGAGGCCTGCATTATTTGCTTGCATGGTGACTCTCAGTCTTGATTTCAATCATAAAACTT
Coding sequences:
- the C3H18orf63 gene encoding uncharacterized protein C18orf63 homolog isoform X2, which encodes MELQAKLAPNWNQAGHLLIQGRNFLSQMGKQNAVVVDISVSETQLCISVEICKIRLPPPELEDFDISTNIIKNFNNDTTAVISECSILSNWCYVLPSMKMGQIMSISHLIPSDSPFHSYSDLQLHWENLKVNSKPANLTVGRNCKVPLIQVFPKKDEHPGAGNKNNIGQQWKTSENSGSMLKSNDAKRIIPIFKGKLLQMDRQSTKRINEKKTKKVSKDLPKIITDHAVAKSVVFSPNADHINKSLPDTWLQNATNKSISQKVRKNIRANKFLLKEENKDIGNLLNFPLPNGTFLTEHSSKTKATKHFSLLPADNQSNYHTASIWQLLNKPENLSAGQNLLRSEKTNEIAEGALRVFQNQIQNSMKETKANAYRLTSSGFEEMTTSNKRKRKRDWEESVSYQDIIKTSRPPLQEKERSYSKPKKSRTNKSSK
- the C3H18orf63 gene encoding uncharacterized protein C18orf63 homolog isoform X1; its protein translation is MNDVRHQSLFFSSLPDLQKLYAVKITLSSQLAATQIRTEQWKMCKQLLLLCQGIISSPVPGTLNQISVIMTIPFYQSGTFQAYIDKHGATVGMPEKVTPTIFQVCLSYTLRAKLAPNWNQAGHLLIQGRNFLSQMGKQNAVVVDISVSETQLCISVEICKIRLPPPELEDFDISTNIIKNFNNDTTAVISECSILSNWCYVLPSMKMGQIMSISHLIPSDSPFHSYSDLQLHWENLKVNSKPANLTVGRNCKVPLIQVFPKKDEHPGAGNKNNIGQQWKTSENSGSMLKSNDAKRIIPIFKGKLLQMDRQSTKRINEKKTKKVSKDLPKIITDHAVAKSVVFSPNADHINKSLPDTWLQNATNKSISQKVRKNIRANKFLLKEENKDIGNLLNFPLPNGTFLTEHSSKTKATKHFSLLPADNQSNYHTASIWQLLNKPENLSAGQNLLRSEKTNEIAEGALRVFQNQIQNSMKETKANAYRLTSSGFEEMTTSNKRKRKRDWEESVSYQDIIKTSRPPLQEKERSYSKPKKSRTNKSSK